From the Terriglobia bacterium genome, the window GCGGCCACGGCCGCCCTGCAGCGGGGCATTATCTCCCTGGGATAGGTTTCCTCCTGATTTTCGACCTATACGAAAGTAGTATGTCCAACCACGCCCACTGCCTTATGGACTTTCCCCTTCCCCCCGCAATAGGATGCGCCATTCGAAGGCACGGGTGGGGCTGGCGAGCGCTTGGTGGCAATTCCCGCGCGGTTCGCCGCAAGCATTCATAGGAGGGTGGGATGTTCAGCGATCAAAGCAAAATTACACGGATCGTCCGTCAAAGCCTGGTGCTGGCATTGGTGCTGAGCGCCTGCGGAGCGGTCGTGTTCGCGCAGGTTACTTCCGGCACGATTTTCGGGGCCGTCAAGGATCCCAGCGGAGCCATGGTTCCGCATGCCACGGTTACGGCCACCAATGCCGCGGCGGGCATCACCCGCACCGTGTCCACGAACGAGGAGGGCGGGTTCGTGCTGCCCAATCTCGCCCCGGGCACCTATGCCATCACGGTCGAAACGGCGGGATTCAAAAAAATGGAAAAGACCGGCATCGTTCTGAGCGCGGCGGACCGCCTCAACGCCGGTGAATTTGTGCTTGAGGTGGGCGTGGCTACGGAAGAGGTCGTCGTCACCGCCGAAGCCGCCCAGATGCAGTTGCAGTCCAACTCCGGCGAGCGCTCCGACCTGATTTCCAGCAAGCAGCTCAATGATGTGGCCATGAACGGCCGCAACGTGCTGGATTACATGAAGCTGATTCCCGGAGTCATCAGCGGCTTTGACGGCCACGCCTCCGGCACCGGCGGCCTGGACTCCATGAACATTAACGGCACCCGCGCCAATCAGCACGAGTTCACCATTGACGGCGCCTCCAACGTGGACACCGGCAACAACGGCGGCACCCACGTCACCATCAACCCGGACGCCATTGAAGAAGTGAAAATTCTGACCTCCAACTACCAGGCCGAATTCGGCAAGGCCGCCGGCGGCCAGATCGCCATCGTCACCAAGGGTGGCACCAACGACTTTCACGGCAATGTGCGCCTCTTTCACCGCAACGAAGGCATGAACGCCAACGAATGGTTCGCCAATAGAGATCAAACGCCCATCGCCAAGTACCGCTACAATTACATCGGCTATCAATTGGGCGGCCCAGTGCTCATTCCCGGCGCGGATTTCAACAAGAACAAGGACAAACTGTTCTTCTTCTGGAACCAGGAGTTCTACCGTCAGCTCATTCCGGTGGGGCGTTCTTCTTTTTACACGCCGACGGCGCTGGAGCGTACGGGTGACTTCTCGCAGTCGGTTGACCAGGGCGGGAATCCTGTGGCGATCGCGGGAGCGGGAATCGTTCCCGGCACGAACAAGATTGATCGCAATCTGCTCGATCCCACGCAACAGGTGGTGTTTGACCAGATGCTGACCTTGCTGAACCTTTTTCCCCTGCCCAACGTTCCAGGGTATGGCAGCAACGGAAATAACTACAATTACTCGGTCAATCCGTCCTACAGCAACCCGCGCCGCGAAGACATTCTTCGCGTGGACTATCAGATCACCTCCAACCACCGTCTCTTTGGCCGCTGGATCCACAACTCCGACACTGCGACCTCCGGTCTTCTCCCCGGGGGGCTTGGCGTATTGGGCTGCGCCAGCGGCTACTCCATGACCGGCACTTGCTCTTCGAAGCATCCCGGCTGGAACCTCTCGGTGAACCTGGTGAGCACGATCCGGCAGAACTTACTGAATGAATTCTCTGTCGGACCGAGCGTGACGAAGACCCGTGCGGGCGCCGATAGCGACTTTTTGTCGCGCGGCGTGAACAACATCACCATGCCTCTGTTCTATCCGCTCACGACCGGCGATAACATTCCGGACGTGCAATGGTGGGATGAAAAGAACAGCCAATGGAATTGGAACTATCTGGGCGCCACTCCCTGGTACCAGGCCAATACCACCATCAACGTCAACGACAACCTGACCTGGGTGAAGAATTCTCACACTCTCAAGTTTGGTCTTTTCTACCAGCGCAACCGTAAGGATCAAGTCGCCTGGGGCAACAACAACGGCGAGTTCCAATTTGGAAATGGCCCCACCTCCCCGGGAGCCTGCCCGGCGAATACCTCCTGTGGCGATGCGTTTGCCAGTATGCTGCTGGGGAGTTTCGATAAATTCATCCAGACTAACGCGCGTCCAGTGGGCTACTTCCGCTACAATCAATTGGAGTTTTACGTCCAGGACACATGGAAGGTCACCTCGCGTTTCACGCTGGACTACGGCATGAGATTTGCCTGGATCCCCCCGCAGACCGATGCCAAGAACCAGATCGCCCTCTTCGACCCGGCCTCCTATATTCCGGCCAACGCGGTCACGATCAATACCGACGGCTCGATCAACACTGCGGCCGGCGGCGATCCGCTCAACGGCATGACCTTCACCAATAACGGCACTGCCCCCGTGGGTGGATGGAACAGCCACGGCATCATGCCCGAGCCGCGCCTGGGCTTTGCCTATGACCTGTTCGGCACTCACAAGACCATCCTGCGCGGCGGCTTCGGCATGATGCATGACCGCACCCAGGGCAATCTGATCTATAACACCGTTTTCGAAAACGCGGCGCTGGTGCAAACTCCGGTCGTGTATGGCAGCAACATCGCCGACCTACCCACCTTGGCCGCCGCCGCTGCTGCTGGCTTGGCTACGCAGCCCCTCAGCAACGTCTATGGCGCCGCCCGGGACGGCAAGGTTCCCACGGTGTACAGTTTCAGCCTCGGCGTGCAGCGCGAAATCGCCCGCGGCACCACTCTCGATGTGGCCTACGTTGGGACGCTCTCGCGCCACCTGGTGACTGCGCGCGACATCAATGCCATTCCCTACGGCTATGCATTCACTGCCGCTGCTCAGGATCCGGCTAACTATACGGACTACTGTGCAAGCCCGCTGCCGGGCGATCCCTGCACGAACGGGATTCCCGCGGTGGAGCCGGGGCTTCCGCCGGTCTACGCGGCGGCGGGTTACAATTTCAGCGGCGCTTACGCTTACGGAAGACAGTCGTACTCGAATGCGCCGCTGGTCCCCTTTAAGGGGTATGGCCAGATTGAATATCTCCAGTTCGACGGCACTTCCAATTACAATTCGTTGCAAGTCTCGTTGCAGCGCCGCTTCACCAAGGGTCTGACCTTCGGGGCGGTCTACACCTGGTCGAAAGCGCTGACCACGGCCAATTCCGACGAGGACCTGCAGGATCCCTTCCTCCCCCGCTCGGTCGATTACCGGGCCGCTGGTTGGGATCGCACGCACGTCTTTGCTGCCAATTATGT encodes:
- a CDS encoding carboxypeptidase regulatory-like domain-containing protein; translation: MFSDQSKITRIVRQSLVLALVLSACGAVVFAQVTSGTIFGAVKDPSGAMVPHATVTATNAAAGITRTVSTNEEGGFVLPNLAPGTYAITVETAGFKKMEKTGIVLSAADRLNAGEFVLEVGVATEEVVVTAEAAQMQLQSNSGERSDLISSKQLNDVAMNGRNVLDYMKLIPGVISGFDGHASGTGGLDSMNINGTRANQHEFTIDGASNVDTGNNGGTHVTINPDAIEEVKILTSNYQAEFGKAAGGQIAIVTKGGTNDFHGNVRLFHRNEGMNANEWFANRDQTPIAKYRYNYIGYQLGGPVLIPGADFNKNKDKLFFFWNQEFYRQLIPVGRSSFYTPTALERTGDFSQSVDQGGNPVAIAGAGIVPGTNKIDRNLLDPTQQVVFDQMLTLLNLFPLPNVPGYGSNGNNYNYSVNPSYSNPRREDILRVDYQITSNHRLFGRWIHNSDTATSGLLPGGLGVLGCASGYSMTGTCSSKHPGWNLSVNLVSTIRQNLLNEFSVGPSVTKTRAGADSDFLSRGVNNITMPLFYPLTTGDNIPDVQWWDEKNSQWNWNYLGATPWYQANTTINVNDNLTWVKNSHTLKFGLFYQRNRKDQVAWGNNNGEFQFGNGPTSPGACPANTSCGDAFASMLLGSFDKFIQTNARPVGYFRYNQLEFYVQDTWKVTSRFTLDYGMRFAWIPPQTDAKNQIALFDPASYIPANAVTINTDGSINTAAGGDPLNGMTFTNNGTAPVGGWNSHGIMPEPRLGFAYDLFGTHKTILRGGFGMMHDRTQGNLIYNTVFENAALVQTPVVYGSNIADLPTLAAAAAAGLATQPLSNVYGAARDGKVPTVYSFSLGVQREIARGTTLDVAYVGTLSRHLVTARDINAIPYGYAFTAAAQDPANYTDYCASPLPGDPCTNGIPAVEPGLPPVYAAAGYNFSGAYAYGRQSYSNAPLVPFKGYGQIEYLQFDGTSNYNSLQVSLQRRFTKGLTFGAVYTWSKALTTANSDEDLQDPFLPRSVDYRAAGWDRTHVFAANYVYDLPKLAKRFGGSKWLSYITDNYQLSGVTQFMSGTPIDMTNHWGWESGAADGSNMWGAIQYYYSLDSSGNPVLPAIGTVVRGTRDLLRTGGMQNWDLSLFKNIPLGSNERRYLQIRLEAFNAFNHPNFNNKSYNLNVDGPWQWAYGSQAGSGPASWSPNSFSISKASNWGTNVDTYSGLGGPRVVQLGAKLYF